From Synoicihabitans lomoniglobus, the proteins below share one genomic window:
- a CDS encoding FAD-binding oxidoreductase, whose product MPRSSLSTATSLLKRKLGSALVFTDPDTCYAASFDSGRMSFLPHAVIKPRQREDVGVVLALANRYGVPVTPRGRGTTLMGSATPREGGWVLDLLKLNRIRIDAEAGFAHVQAGAVIAKIQDAAAARGWFYPPDPSSKAYCTIGGNVACNSGGMHGGKYGVTRDFIIALKGFLPTGEYVEWGTATRKFAAGFNLRDLWIGGEGMLGVVTDAVLRLIPQPAARWTLLTSFPDEVSAFRAARALFKARVQPAICEFLDRHSVQCAESAMGTTIFPGQPGRPVVLLELAGSAAEVKETKKTVLAWAKVHALGHRTARTRDEAESLWAVRRKCSGAMFQMGDGKLNEDVTVPLATYEKFARFLDRLRKSSGLAIPTFGHLGDGNLHVNIMYHKADPDACRRAETAVKQLMEKVVELGGAISGEHGIGLAKTPFLRLQHSAAEIGAMQAIKRALDPQGILNPGKMFEVFETWKCPKVDAAFPWDHK is encoded by the coding sequence GTGCCTCGTTCTTCACTTTCGACTGCCACCAGCCTGCTCAAGCGTAAGCTGGGATCCGCCCTGGTATTCACGGACCCAGACACCTGCTACGCCGCTTCATTCGACAGCGGTCGCATGTCATTTTTACCGCATGCCGTCATCAAACCGCGCCAGCGCGAAGACGTGGGCGTCGTGCTCGCGCTGGCCAATCGTTATGGGGTGCCGGTGACGCCGCGCGGACGGGGCACCACGTTGATGGGTTCGGCCACACCGCGCGAAGGTGGCTGGGTTTTGGACCTCTTGAAACTTAACCGTATCCGCATCGACGCAGAAGCGGGATTTGCCCACGTGCAGGCCGGGGCGGTCATAGCGAAAATTCAGGACGCGGCAGCCGCGCGTGGTTGGTTTTACCCGCCTGATCCTTCTTCCAAGGCCTATTGCACGATCGGGGGAAACGTTGCCTGCAACTCCGGTGGCATGCACGGGGGAAAATACGGCGTGACACGCGATTTCATCATCGCGCTGAAGGGCTTTCTGCCCACCGGTGAATACGTGGAGTGGGGCACGGCCACCCGCAAATTCGCGGCAGGTTTCAATCTGCGCGATCTTTGGATCGGCGGCGAAGGTATGCTTGGCGTGGTGACCGATGCGGTGTTGCGACTGATTCCGCAACCGGCAGCGCGCTGGACTTTACTGACTTCGTTCCCCGACGAAGTAAGCGCTTTCCGGGCCGCCCGGGCGTTGTTTAAGGCTCGGGTTCAGCCGGCTATCTGTGAGTTTCTAGACCGGCACAGTGTGCAATGCGCCGAGAGCGCCATGGGCACGACCATCTTCCCCGGGCAACCGGGCCGGCCTGTTGTGTTACTCGAACTGGCCGGCAGCGCCGCCGAGGTTAAGGAGACCAAAAAAACGGTGCTCGCTTGGGCGAAAGTGCACGCACTCGGCCATCGCACCGCTCGCACCCGTGACGAAGCCGAGTCACTGTGGGCGGTGCGGCGCAAGTGCTCGGGGGCCATGTTCCAGATGGGCGACGGCAAGCTCAATGAGGACGTCACGGTGCCGTTGGCGACCTATGAAAAGTTTGCCCGCTTTCTCGATCGCCTGCGCAAATCGTCGGGACTCGCCATTCCCACCTTCGGCCATCTCGGGGATGGCAATCTGCATGTGAACATCATGTATCACAAAGCGGATCCCGACGCCTGCCGCCGGGCAGAAACCGCCGTGAAGCAATTAATGGAAAAGGTCGTCGAGCTCGGCGGAGCCATCAGCGGGGAGCACGGCATCGGCTTGGCCAAGACCCCATTCCTGCGACTCCAACATTCGGCGGCGGAGATCGGTGCGATGCAAGCGATCAAGCGCGCCCTCGACCCTCAAGGAATCCTCAACCCCGGCAAAATGTTCGAGGTTTTCGAAACATGGAAATGCCCGAAGGTCGACGCCGCCTTTCCGTGGGACCACAAGTGA
- the smc gene encoding chromosome segregation protein SMC — translation MYLKALKLHGFKSFADPTTLRFEPGVTAIVGPNGCGKSNIADGIRWVLGEQSAKALRGGKMQDVIFEGTDSRRPSQLCEVSLLLTECEKQLGSEFHEIEIMRRVHRDGGSEYFFNGQSCRLKDIQKLFMDTGIGRTSYSIMAQGQIDQILSSKPEERRAVFEEAAGITKYKAQRREAMNKLSLTEQNLARVADVISEVGRQIGSLKRQASKALRYKRLSFRLRHLSLAHSAHQHGNLAATIAELETRLSGLRQAAEERRTKLETEQGELEEKKAERSRLNQRAQDAQQAVFDLKSQREQAENGGNLARIKRTGLEDRLASSKDNLGELNMQMRELSDQVDTGAQDKQEQLSLLGTSDSVFQNRNRELAVAESELTQLEEELKQTKFSLLQMESTIARLRTDTTGFEVDQRTSVQRHELLEQQMESARQEQAATTQRAAEIDLRLEEARAGKARLDQASAEAQQEIGNATREFREGQRVLQDIDRGLAQRSARLKLLQQLQEKWEGFGAGAKAVLQGRLDQALDGQTATPVTKNLQVDPAAGKAVEALLGAAVEAIHVVDLATARRVLTQLEQEQIGSAVLQVEGMGTTPDANGELPSFLQPATRALINLDAAHPATALLSACYLADDLDAFLDFWTTNPNFSFVAVATRKGELVDRRGLVFGGFNKKPENSIVQREIDLRETAKAIADEQQKHEAQKQVIELINQRIATAEQALEDKRREVLEATQLVAETQTEQRNVQRALEEGNQRIGRMERELAGLEAARNEAQERFDKAQAGLVQAEEQAKSARARIDEIEVRVVEVRTDRDVKRETLAQARLELAERRQKVEVLDRGIADMEKRRDQIAQILAQRQQEIEVWSEQIVALEHEAESSRARASQIGETLVVAQDQVAKIRTKLSEVEGEIEAVEAAQQGLRSASEQAQGDLGRSEVRLAEAKSRAQFIVEDVTREYDTAVDRLDWQLLLWRSDEEPPDMQTLDLEDDDDEGGETESGESTDATPKRRRKKKEPKGDPTQADLDAMLETDWPSIKTEVDALRQRLNSMGAVNLVAIEEYAELKQRFDFLKGQSGDLTDAKTELLSAIDEINRTSQEQFAITFEQIKKNFKYTFDTLFGGGRANLELIAAEDILESGIEITAQPPGTKLKSITLLSGGQKTLTAVALLFALYMVKPSPFCLLDELDAPLDESNIGRFTALLKKFVGESQFIIITHNKRTVSAAEAIYGVTMEERGVSKTVSMRFNHDHGEPESHPENIAEAVRGAQSVHQN, via the coding sequence ATGTATCTCAAAGCCCTCAAGCTCCACGGCTTCAAATCGTTCGCCGACCCCACCACACTTCGATTTGAACCGGGCGTCACCGCCATCGTCGGTCCCAACGGCTGCGGTAAGTCCAACATTGCCGACGGTATCCGCTGGGTGCTCGGTGAGCAAAGCGCCAAAGCGTTGCGCGGCGGCAAGATGCAGGACGTCATCTTTGAGGGCACGGATTCCCGGCGTCCGTCGCAATTATGCGAGGTATCGCTACTGTTGACCGAGTGCGAGAAGCAGCTGGGCAGCGAGTTTCACGAGATCGAGATCATGCGCCGCGTTCATCGCGATGGTGGCAGTGAGTATTTCTTCAACGGGCAATCCTGCCGCCTGAAGGATATCCAAAAACTGTTCATGGATACCGGCATCGGCCGAACCAGCTACTCGATCATGGCGCAGGGCCAGATCGACCAGATTCTCTCCTCCAAACCCGAGGAACGCCGGGCGGTATTCGAGGAGGCGGCCGGTATCACCAAATACAAGGCCCAGCGTCGCGAGGCGATGAACAAGCTCTCGTTGACGGAGCAAAATTTGGCCCGGGTTGCCGATGTGATCTCCGAAGTGGGGCGTCAAATCGGCAGTCTAAAACGACAAGCCTCCAAAGCACTGCGCTACAAACGTCTCAGTTTTCGCCTGCGGCACCTCAGTCTGGCCCATAGCGCGCACCAACATGGCAATCTCGCGGCGACCATTGCCGAATTGGAAACGCGCTTGTCCGGCTTGCGCCAGGCGGCCGAGGAGCGCCGCACCAAACTCGAAACCGAACAGGGCGAATTGGAGGAAAAGAAGGCCGAGCGCTCGCGCCTCAACCAACGCGCTCAAGATGCCCAGCAAGCGGTTTTCGATCTCAAATCACAGCGCGAACAGGCGGAAAACGGCGGCAATCTGGCCCGCATCAAACGCACGGGTTTGGAAGATCGTCTGGCTTCCTCGAAGGACAACCTCGGCGAGCTGAATATGCAGATGCGCGAGTTGTCCGATCAGGTGGATACCGGCGCACAGGACAAGCAAGAGCAGCTGTCGCTGCTCGGCACGAGCGATTCCGTTTTCCAAAACCGCAACCGGGAACTGGCCGTGGCGGAATCCGAACTGACGCAACTCGAGGAGGAGTTGAAGCAAACCAAGTTTTCCCTGCTCCAAATGGAGAGCACGATTGCGCGTCTGCGCACCGACACCACGGGATTTGAGGTGGACCAACGCACCTCCGTGCAGCGCCACGAACTGCTGGAGCAGCAGATGGAAAGTGCGCGCCAGGAACAGGCGGCCACCACGCAACGCGCGGCGGAAATCGATCTCCGTCTGGAGGAAGCCCGCGCCGGCAAAGCACGCCTCGATCAAGCTTCGGCGGAGGCCCAGCAAGAGATTGGCAATGCCACCCGCGAGTTTCGCGAAGGTCAGCGTGTCTTGCAGGATATCGACCGCGGTCTCGCGCAACGTTCGGCGCGGTTGAAACTCCTCCAGCAACTGCAGGAAAAGTGGGAAGGTTTCGGGGCCGGCGCCAAGGCCGTGCTGCAGGGCCGCCTCGACCAAGCGTTGGACGGACAGACAGCGACACCCGTGACCAAGAATCTGCAAGTCGACCCCGCCGCCGGCAAGGCAGTGGAGGCGCTGCTCGGCGCCGCGGTGGAAGCGATTCACGTCGTTGATCTTGCGACGGCTCGGCGCGTGCTGACCCAGCTGGAACAGGAACAAATCGGCAGCGCCGTGCTGCAGGTCGAAGGCATGGGCACGACTCCCGATGCCAACGGCGAACTCCCGTCCTTTTTGCAGCCCGCGACCCGGGCGTTGATTAATTTGGATGCGGCGCATCCCGCCACCGCGTTGTTGAGCGCGTGCTATTTGGCCGACGATCTCGATGCCTTTTTGGATTTCTGGACCACGAACCCGAATTTCAGTTTCGTGGCGGTCGCGACACGCAAGGGCGAACTGGTGGACCGCCGCGGATTGGTCTTTGGCGGTTTTAACAAGAAGCCGGAAAACAGCATTGTGCAGCGCGAGATCGACCTGCGCGAAACCGCCAAGGCCATCGCCGACGAACAGCAGAAACACGAAGCCCAAAAACAGGTTATCGAGCTGATCAACCAGCGTATCGCCACGGCGGAGCAAGCCCTCGAAGATAAACGTCGGGAAGTGCTGGAAGCGACCCAGCTCGTCGCGGAAACCCAGACCGAACAGCGCAACGTCCAACGTGCCTTGGAGGAGGGCAATCAGCGCATCGGCCGCATGGAACGCGAACTGGCGGGACTCGAAGCGGCGCGCAACGAAGCGCAGGAACGATTCGATAAAGCGCAAGCGGGGCTCGTCCAAGCGGAGGAGCAGGCCAAGTCGGCCCGAGCCCGGATTGACGAGATCGAAGTCCGCGTCGTCGAGGTCCGCACGGATCGCGACGTTAAGCGGGAAACCCTCGCTCAGGCCCGCCTGGAACTCGCGGAGCGTCGCCAAAAAGTCGAAGTGCTGGACCGGGGCATTGCCGACATGGAAAAACGCCGCGATCAAATCGCGCAGATCCTCGCCCAGCGACAACAGGAAATCGAAGTGTGGTCGGAGCAAATCGTCGCCCTGGAACACGAGGCGGAGTCCAGCCGGGCCCGGGCTTCCCAAATCGGCGAAACCCTGGTCGTCGCACAGGATCAGGTCGCAAAAATTCGCACCAAGCTCAGCGAGGTCGAAGGCGAAATCGAAGCCGTGGAAGCGGCGCAGCAAGGACTGCGTTCAGCTTCAGAACAAGCCCAGGGGGACTTGGGGCGATCCGAAGTGCGTCTCGCCGAAGCGAAGTCCCGCGCGCAGTTCATCGTCGAAGACGTCACCCGCGAATACGATACTGCGGTGGACCGGCTTGATTGGCAGCTGTTGCTGTGGCGTTCCGACGAAGAGCCGCCCGACATGCAGACGCTCGATCTCGAGGACGATGACGACGAGGGTGGGGAAACCGAAAGCGGCGAATCCACCGACGCCACACCGAAGCGCCGTCGCAAGAAAAAGGAGCCCAAAGGAGATCCCACTCAGGCCGATTTGGACGCCATGTTGGAGACCGACTGGCCGTCCATTAAAACCGAGGTCGATGCCTTGCGTCAGCGCCTCAACTCGATGGGGGCGGTCAACTTGGTGGCGATTGAGGAGTATGCTGAGCTCAAACAGCGCTTCGATTTCCTCAAAGGACAGAGTGGTGACCTGACCGACGCCAAGACCGAGTTGCTCTCGGCCATTGATGAAATCAACCGGACCTCGCAGGAGCAGTTCGCGATCACGTTTGAGCAGATCAAAAAGAATTTCAAATACACCTTCGACACGTTGTTCGGCGGCGGACGGGCCAATCTCGAATTGATCGCGGCCGAGGATATCCTTGAAAGCGGTATCGAGATTACCGCCCAACCTCCCGGCACCAAACTGAAGAGCATCACCCTGTTGTCCGGTGGCCAAAAAACGCTCACCGCGGTGGCGTTACTGTTTGCGCTCTACATGGTGAAACCATCACCGTTCTGTTTGCTCGACGAGCTCGACGCGCCGTTGGATGAATCGAATATCGGTCGCTTCACCGCGTTGCTGAAGAAATTCGTGGGCGAGTCCCAGTTCATCATCATCACCCACAACAAGCGCACGGTCTCGGCGGCCGAGGCAATCTATGGCGTGACGATGGAGGAGCGAGGGGTGTCGAAGACGGTTTCGATGCGCTTCAATCACGACCACGGTGAGCCGGAATCGCATCCGGAAAACATCGCCGAAGCGGTTCGCGGGGCGCAAAGCGTGCACCAAAACTAG
- a CDS encoding ATPase, T2SS/T4P/T4SS family has product MAAPNAAGALRRSLLIKVIAKPAPSKEDVTSVIELTSTKVVEALQAQSMTLYLVEGNDITFRHIYYSPTLWEAEPSKEETFRATAEKLLDLKLPLGTGNVGKVIQTGEPLFFTADGPDGDSLKNMNTGFEVRSMLTVPLKANVNIGAIQVLNKEPEAGTDGQFTENDLQLLVEVAEYSATLIQRMLDPKFKLNADDTAKFIARLTDTPLITDEKEIEVDEKLVEVVGDAIIRREGIFPHKQLSPNSVAVLMSNPLDYAKRESFQMATELNIEETRVASATFIENLVKKYFKSDTAVSGDSDVDIGGVADVISTAYSPSGDAGEVSAADLESEDSAPIVQLANRIIEDAYISGASDIHIEPQEKNLIVRYRVDGLCAEKLRLPSQVTNALVTRLKIMCNLDIAERRLPQDGRIVFKKYTKKNMDIDLRVATGPMNHGEKVVMRILDKTKTTLPLPALGFSEENLEKYRACIQQPYGMILHCGPTGSGKSMTLYSALAEINHPDVNIQTAEDPIEYTLPGLNQMQMNRQIGLTFARALRCYLRMDPDVILVGEIRDSETAGIAVEAALTGHLLVSTLHTNDAPSTVSRIGEMGVEPFNVSASLLCVCAQRLMRRVCKNCKIAYEPEGREKMLMEKALGWSGQVFKANPQGCPTCGGMGYKGRVGIHELMVNSEELTAAINKEVEVAELKRIAMRDGMKTLHQDSLLKVKQGLTTIEEALANVPPDMIK; this is encoded by the coding sequence ATGGCCGCACCGAATGCCGCAGGCGCCTTGCGCCGCTCCTTGCTCATCAAAGTAATCGCCAAGCCGGCGCCTAGTAAAGAGGACGTGACATCCGTCATCGAGTTGACCTCCACCAAGGTCGTCGAGGCGCTGCAGGCTCAGTCCATGACGCTCTACCTCGTTGAAGGTAACGACATCACTTTCCGTCACATTTACTATTCGCCGACGCTGTGGGAGGCCGAGCCGAGCAAGGAAGAAACGTTCCGGGCCACCGCGGAAAAATTGCTCGATCTCAAGCTGCCGCTGGGCACCGGCAATGTGGGCAAGGTCATCCAAACGGGCGAACCGTTGTTCTTTACCGCCGACGGACCGGATGGTGATTCGCTCAAAAACATGAACACGGGCTTCGAGGTGCGCTCCATGCTGACAGTGCCGCTTAAGGCCAACGTCAACATCGGTGCGATTCAAGTGCTCAACAAGGAGCCGGAAGCCGGCACCGACGGCCAGTTCACCGAGAACGACCTGCAGCTCCTCGTCGAGGTCGCCGAATACTCCGCCACGCTCATCCAGCGCATGCTGGACCCGAAGTTTAAGCTCAACGCCGACGACACGGCCAAGTTCATCGCTCGTCTCACCGACACCCCGCTGATCACCGATGAAAAGGAAATCGAGGTCGACGAAAAGCTCGTGGAGGTCGTGGGCGATGCGATCATTCGTCGCGAAGGGATTTTCCCGCACAAGCAACTGAGCCCGAACTCGGTCGCCGTGCTCATGAGCAACCCGCTCGACTATGCCAAACGCGAGTCGTTCCAGATGGCGACCGAGTTAAACATCGAGGAAACCCGCGTCGCCTCCGCGACGTTCATTGAGAATCTCGTTAAAAAATACTTCAAATCCGACACCGCTGTCAGCGGTGATTCCGATGTCGATATCGGCGGGGTCGCCGATGTCATCAGCACGGCCTACAGTCCGTCCGGCGATGCCGGCGAAGTCAGTGCCGCCGACCTCGAAAGCGAAGACTCGGCTCCCATTGTTCAACTCGCCAATCGTATCATCGAGGACGCCTACATCTCCGGCGCATCCGACATCCACATCGAGCCGCAGGAAAAGAACCTGATCGTCCGCTACCGCGTTGACGGCCTTTGCGCGGAAAAACTTCGGCTGCCCAGCCAAGTGACCAACGCTCTGGTGACCCGGCTCAAGATCATGTGTAATCTTGATATCGCCGAACGCCGCCTGCCCCAGGATGGCCGTATCGTCTTCAAGAAATACACCAAGAAGAATATGGACATCGATCTGCGTGTCGCCACCGGACCGATGAATCACGGCGAGAAGGTGGTCATGCGTATTCTTGATAAAACCAAGACCACCCTGCCCCTGCCGGCACTCGGATTCTCGGAGGAAAATCTCGAGAAGTATCGCGCCTGTATTCAACAGCCCTACGGCATGATCCTGCACTGCGGTCCCACCGGCTCGGGTAAGTCGATGACCCTCTATTCGGCGCTGGCCGAGATCAATCACCCCGACGTCAACATTCAGACCGCCGAAGATCCGATCGAATACACACTGCCCGGTCTCAATCAGATGCAGATGAACCGGCAGATCGGGCTCACCTTCGCCCGGGCGTTGCGATGCTACCTGCGAATGGATCCGGATGTGATCTTGGTCGGTGAAATTCGTGACTCCGAAACCGCCGGCATCGCCGTGGAAGCGGCCCTCACCGGTCACTTGTTGGTCTCCACCCTCCACACCAACGACGCCCCTTCAACGGTGAGTCGTATCGGCGAAATGGGCGTCGAACCGTTCAACGTTTCCGCGTCATTGTTGTGCGTCTGCGCCCAGCGTCTCATGCGCCGGGTGTGCAAAAATTGCAAAATCGCCTACGAGCCCGAGGGACGCGAAAAGATGCTCATGGAAAAGGCGCTCGGTTGGAGTGGCCAGGTTTTCAAAGCCAACCCGCAGGGCTGCCCCACGTGCGGCGGCATGGGTTACAAGGGCCGCGTCGGTATCCACGAACTTATGGTCAATAGCGAGGAACTCACCGCCGCTATCAACAAGGAAGTTGAGGTCGCCGAGCTCAAACGCATCGCCATGCGCGACGGGATGAAGACGTTGCACCAGGACTCACTTCTGAAGGTGAAACAAGGACTGACGACCATCGAAGAGGCCTTGGCCAATGTGCCGCCGGATATGATCAAGTAA
- a CDS encoding YraN family protein, which yields MTRNWRNPRDRREEIDLVMRDGAILVFVEVKTRSADALVPGYHAVNEHKRGIMRRAINAYLRGLAEPPRTHRFDIVEVAWPRADAAADPEIKHFANAALKRRH from the coding sequence GTGACCCGCAATTGGCGCAACCCGCGTGATCGGCGCGAGGAAATTGATCTGGTGATGCGGGACGGCGCGATTCTGGTATTTGTGGAAGTCAAAACCCGTTCCGCCGACGCACTCGTGCCCGGTTATCATGCCGTCAACGAGCATAAGCGGGGAATCATGCGCCGGGCCATCAACGCCTACCTGCGTGGACTGGCCGAGCCTCCCCGGACGCACCGATTTGATATCGTGGAAGTGGCTTGGCCCCGAGCCGATGCCGCGGCCGATCCTGAAATCAAACATTTTGCGAATGCGGCGTTGAAGCGACGGCACTGA